The following coding sequences lie in one Heyndrickxia oleronia genomic window:
- a CDS encoding alpha/beta hydrolase, protein MVRTYDWLTMDDQVEVYVRNWTIADKQPLAIVQLSHGMAEHIERYDSFANFLLQEGIFVYGNDHRGHGHTGERAGLHGFFAEENGFDRVVTDLYEVNQFIQAKYPNVPIFLLGHSMGSFIARRYIQEYAHSIQGVIISGTGGNPGIAGKIGKQIAKREIRKYGLKKPSTVLNRLSFGAYNRGIDDPQTEFDWLSNDPKEVEKYLNDPYCGFICSSGFFYDLFTGLEKIHHQPFIQQIPKELPILIFSGDHDPVGGHTKGVKKVIQQYTQNGLRNLEYQFFKDGRHEMLNEINKDEVYQIILNWINNHIK, encoded by the coding sequence ATGGTGAGAACGTATGATTGGCTTACAATGGATGATCAAGTTGAAGTGTATGTAAGAAATTGGACGATTGCGGATAAACAGCCATTAGCCATCGTTCAGCTGTCCCATGGGATGGCTGAGCATATTGAGAGATATGATTCATTTGCAAACTTTCTCCTGCAAGAAGGAATCTTTGTATATGGAAATGACCATCGTGGTCATGGACATACAGGAGAAAGGGCCGGTTTGCACGGATTCTTTGCTGAAGAAAATGGCTTTGACCGGGTAGTTACTGATCTTTATGAAGTCAATCAATTCATCCAAGCTAAATATCCAAATGTGCCAATTTTTTTATTAGGACATAGCATGGGATCATTTATTGCTAGAAGATATATTCAGGAATATGCTCATTCGATTCAAGGGGTGATCATCTCAGGGACGGGAGGAAATCCAGGCATTGCAGGTAAGATCGGAAAACAAATTGCAAAACGAGAAATACGAAAGTACGGACTGAAAAAACCAAGCACTGTCCTCAATCGTTTATCGTTTGGGGCATATAATCGTGGAATTGATGATCCGCAAACAGAATTTGACTGGCTTTCAAATGATCCGAAAGAAGTAGAGAAATATTTAAATGACCCTTATTGTGGATTTATTTGTAGTTCTGGATTTTTTTACGATTTATTCACTGGATTAGAAAAGATTCACCACCAACCATTTATCCAACAAATTCCAAAAGAATTGCCTATCCTTATTTTCAGCGGGGACCATGATCCAGTCGGTGGACATACGAAAGGTGTAAAAAAGGTCATTCAACAATACACGCAGAATGGTTTAAGGAATCTTGAATACCAATTTTTTAAAGATGGGCGCCATGAGATGTTGAATGAAATAAATAAAGATGAGGTCTACCAGATTATACTTAACTGGATTAATAACCACATCAAATAA
- a CDS encoding LytTR family transcriptional regulator DNA-binding domain-containing protein, translating into MNILEIKQLEKRIENTVLIAQMNLEIKCGEAVAIQCNVEIGKQLIHILIGESSASGGQVLVTGKTFSSFKAICKKVGIVLLNESLYDRLTPFEYLSFYKRLYEVKTDVNVLLQKIGLVKRVRIDKLTFSEKKRLQIARAILHQPELIILEEPIQNIDIESQYIIRNLINDLIDEQKAILITTSNLENAITMTDHVYLLNEDGLKKIDVMDSEETTEIETGELQTDLPTNTEEIENVQESQINPIPFRFEKIPAKVNDKIILLDPTEIDYIESNDGISYLNVKGEVFPCSYSLNQLFDRLYPFGFFRCHRSYIVNLQKVREVITWTRNSYSLILDDSKKSSVPLSKGKMNELKEIIGI; encoded by the coding sequence TTGAATATTTTAGAGATAAAACAACTAGAAAAGCGAATAGAAAATACGGTTTTAATCGCTCAAATGAATTTAGAAATAAAATGTGGGGAAGCAGTGGCCATTCAATGTAATGTGGAAATTGGTAAGCAGCTAATCCATATTTTAATAGGTGAATCTTCAGCATCAGGCGGTCAGGTACTCGTTACTGGAAAAACATTTTCCTCATTTAAAGCAATATGCAAAAAGGTAGGTATTGTGTTATTAAATGAATCATTATATGATCGCTTAACCCCATTTGAATATTTAAGTTTTTATAAAAGGCTTTATGAAGTAAAAACAGATGTAAATGTGCTTCTTCAAAAAATTGGTTTGGTAAAAAGAGTGAGAATAGATAAGCTTACTTTTTCAGAAAAAAAACGTCTTCAGATTGCTCGAGCCATTCTTCATCAACCTGAACTGATTATCCTTGAAGAGCCTATTCAAAATATAGATATTGAAAGCCAATATATCATTAGGAATCTAATTAATGATCTTATAGATGAACAAAAAGCGATTTTAATAACAACTAGTAATTTAGAAAATGCAATTACCATGACAGATCATGTGTATTTATTGAATGAGGACGGTTTGAAGAAAATAGATGTCATGGATAGTGAGGAAACGACAGAAATTGAAACAGGAGAATTGCAAACTGACCTTCCGACTAATACAGAAGAAATAGAAAATGTTCAAGAAAGCCAGATAAATCCTATTCCATTTCGATTTGAAAAAATTCCTGCCAAAGTAAACGATAAAATTATTTTACTTGATCCCACTGAGATCGATTATATCGAAAGTAATGATGGAATTTCCTACTTGAATGTAAAAGGAGAGGTCTTTCCTTGCAGTTATTCATTGAATCAGCTTTTTGATCGACTCTATCCATTTGGCTTTTTCCGCTGTCATCGCTCGTATATCGTCAATCTTCAAAAGGTACGAGAAGTAATTACATGGACGAGAAATAGCTATAGTTTGATTTTAGATGATTCAAAGAAAAGTTCGGTTCCTCTGTCAAAAGGAAAAATGAATGAACTGAAGGAAATTATCGGGATTTAA
- a CDS encoding ABC transporter ATP-binding protein, with product MENVIEVKNLVKSFGNKSAIKNATFNIKKGETFGFLGPSGSGKTTTIKILTAQLKHTSGEVQVFGKPLKHLKDPSYMRRIGILTDNSGLYERLTVYDNLAFFCKLYDVNEGQINEVLAAVNLINEKNMVVQKLSKGMKQRVTLARAILHKPDLLFLDEPTSALDPMNTKHIHDGLKRLNEQGTTIFLTTHDMQEAEELCNRVAFLHQGEIKLLDTPQSLRLKYSDSTIKLLLKDDRTVIVPKNQEGAEKIYEYMKNDEIMSIHSNEPSLGDIFVQLTGRALS from the coding sequence ATGGAAAACGTCATTGAAGTGAAAAATTTAGTCAAATCGTTTGGAAACAAATCTGCTATAAAAAACGCAACATTTAATATAAAAAAGGGAGAAACGTTCGGGTTTTTAGGACCAAGTGGTTCGGGGAAAACGACAACAATTAAAATCTTAACTGCACAATTAAAACATACATCGGGAGAGGTTCAAGTGTTTGGCAAACCATTAAAACATTTGAAAGATCCATCATATATGAGACGGATTGGAATTCTAACCGATAATAGCGGTCTGTATGAGAGGCTAACAGTATACGATAATCTTGCATTTTTTTGTAAATTATATGATGTGAATGAAGGTCAAATAAATGAAGTATTGGCAGCAGTTAATTTGATAAATGAGAAGAATATGGTCGTCCAAAAACTTTCAAAAGGGATGAAGCAAAGGGTTACTTTAGCAAGAGCAATCCTTCATAAACCAGACTTATTGTTTTTAGATGAACCAACATCTGCACTCGATCCCATGAATACAAAGCATATACATGATGGTTTAAAAAGGTTAAATGAACAAGGGACAACGATATTTTTAACGACTCATGACATGCAAGAAGCCGAAGAATTATGTAATCGAGTCGCATTTCTGCATCAGGGTGAAATAAAACTATTAGATACTCCGCAAAGTTTACGGCTGAAATATAGTGATTCAACGATTAAGCTCCTATTAAAAGATGATCGAACAGTAATTGTTCCGAAAAATCAAGAGGGAGCAGAAAAAATCTATGAATATATGAAGAATGATGAAATAATGTCGATCCATTCTAATGAACCTTCATTAGGTGATATATTTGTTCAATTAACTGGGAGGGCTTTATCATGA
- a CDS encoding PCYCGC motif-containing (lipo)protein: protein MFKKRVLIIPLIVVMFIISACSNSGDESKEPKEKEVSHTMPVEETASAAILPSFLDNSSETIQTIYQAAASHQELLEHMPCYCGCGEMGHENNYDCFIQENKQNGAIVWDEHGVNCDVCLEIAAESMVEYQKGKSMLDIRKEIDEKYKEGYAKPTPTPMPEA from the coding sequence ATGTTTAAGAAAAGAGTCTTAATTATTCCACTGATCGTAGTTATGTTCATCATTTCAGCATGTTCTAATTCTGGTGATGAGAGTAAAGAACCAAAGGAAAAAGAGGTTAGCCACACAATGCCAGTGGAGGAAACAGCAAGCGCCGCTATTTTACCTAGTTTTCTTGATAATAGCTCTGAAACAATTCAAACGATTTATCAAGCTGCTGCCTCACATCAAGAATTGCTAGAACATATGCCTTGTTATTGTGGCTGTGGAGAAATGGGACATGAGAATAACTATGATTGTTTTATTCAGGAGAATAAACAAAATGGTGCAATCGTATGGGATGAACATGGTGTGAACTGTGATGTATGCTTAGAAATTGCTGCTGAATCAATGGTTGAATACCAAAAAGGAAAATCGATGTTAGACATTCGAAAAGAAATTGATGAAAAATATAAGGAAGGATATGCTAAACCAACGCCTACACCAATGCCTGAAGCATAA
- the crcB gene encoding fluoride efflux transporter CrcB — MVINAIVVAFGGFFGAITRYSISQWMKKRKPTSFPLATFIINVMGSFLLGFIYGTETGGLPLLLLGTGFMGAFTTFSTFKLENIQLILNKKWNTQVIYLVLSYLLGISLAFLGVIIGKM, encoded by the coding sequence ATGGTGATTAACGCAATTGTGGTAGCATTTGGAGGCTTTTTTGGAGCCATTACCCGTTATTCGATCAGTCAGTGGATGAAAAAGAGAAAACCAACCTCATTCCCGCTAGCAACATTTATTATTAATGTAATGGGATCATTTCTACTAGGTTTCATTTATGGAACAGAAACAGGTGGTCTCCCCCTCCTTTTATTAGGAACTGGGTTTATGGGTGCTTTTACAACATTTTCAACCTTCAAGTTAGAAAATATTCAATTAATACTAAATAAAAAATGGAATACTCAAGTTATTTATTTAGTCCTTAGCTATCTTTTAGGGATAAGCCTAGCCTTTTTGGGAGTAATCATTGGGAAAATGTAA
- a CDS encoding glycerol-3-phosphate responsive antiterminator has product MTFHGQKILPAIRSMKDFDKMLDTPFTYGVFLDLHIGMLKSVFEYARRHKKNMFLHVDLIQGLSHDEAATEYLCQEIKPYGLISTKGGVITKARQKGVFATQRAFVIDSSALERSIKLIEKTDPHYIELLPGVIPKIIAEVKEKTGKTIFAGGLIDNPDEVEQAIEAGASAITTSNTKLWKHFI; this is encoded by the coding sequence ATGACGTTTCATGGGCAAAAAATTCTTCCCGCAATTCGATCAATGAAAGATTTTGATAAGATGCTGGATACACCTTTTACATATGGTGTTTTCCTTGACTTGCATATTGGGATGCTAAAAAGTGTGTTTGAATATGCTAGAAGACATAAAAAAAATATGTTCCTTCACGTAGATTTAATACAAGGGCTTAGTCATGATGAAGCAGCGACAGAATATTTATGTCAGGAAATTAAGCCATATGGATTGATCTCTACTAAGGGAGGAGTGATTACAAAAGCAAGACAAAAAGGTGTGTTTGCTACACAGAGAGCATTTGTAATTGATTCCAGTGCGCTTGAAAGAAGTATTAAACTGATTGAAAAAACGGATCCACATTATATCGAACTGCTTCCAGGTGTCATTCCCAAAATTATAGCTGAGGTAAAGGAAAAAACCGGAAAGACAATTTTTGCAGGAGGATTAATCGATAATCCAGATGAAGTGGAACAGGCCATTGAGGCGGGAGCTTCTGCAATAACGACATCTAATACGAAGCTATGGAAGCATTTTATCTAG
- the crcB gene encoding fluoride efflux transporter CrcB — MSYLFVGIGGIIGSLLRYYIGLSSVIWWSSPFPIATLVINLIGCFVLGWFTTYLSKLKLFSPALLTGFGTGLVGSFTTFSTFSVESVQLIQNSLWGFAILYVLSSLFGGLFFSYFGYRLGDICTKNRLQREGETYK, encoded by the coding sequence ATGAGCTATTTATTTGTAGGAATTGGAGGGATAATTGGTTCCCTTTTACGTTATTATATTGGTTTAAGTTCCGTTATATGGTGGTCCTCCCCATTCCCTATTGCAACATTAGTAATTAATTTAATTGGGTGTTTTGTCTTAGGTTGGTTTACAACCTATTTATCCAAATTAAAACTTTTTTCACCTGCCCTTTTAACTGGCTTTGGTACTGGGCTGGTAGGATCGTTTACAACTTTTTCAACCTTTAGTGTCGAGTCCGTTCAATTAATACAAAACTCACTATGGGGGTTTGCTATTCTCTATGTCCTTAGTAGTCTTTTCGGTGGATTATTTTTTTCATACTTCGGGTACCGTTTAGGAGACATATGTACAAAGAATCGATTACAAAGAGAAGGAGAAACATACAAATGA
- a CDS encoding glycerol-3-phosphate dehydrogenase/oxidase: MNNNFSGFHRSNNLAQMAKEKYDLLIIGGGITGAGIALDAVTRGLKVALVEMQDFAAGTSSRSTKLVHGGLRYLKQFEINVVKEVGRERAIVYENGPHVTTPEWMLLPFHKGGTFGAFTTSIGLKLYDYLAQVKKTERRKMLSAEQTLRKEPLIKKEGLKGGGYYVEYRTDDARLTIEVMKAAVENGANVVNYTKAEQFLYDENKKINGAIVRDLLTNEKFEIHAEKFVNAAGPWVDQVRGNDYSKNNKQLRLTKGIHLVFDQSVFPLHQAVYFDTPDGRMIFAIPRDGKTYVGTTDTFYDKDTAHPKMLSSDRDYVIDAIHYIFPDVKITKDDVESSWAGVRPLIYEQGKDPSEISRKDEIWEADSGLITIAGGKLTGYRKMAENVLDLVCKELSETQQRTFKPCQTIHFPISGGDFGGSEKYESFINNKSKEAIQYGLTTEEGLILASKYGTNIDFLFQYAKECTEQEENQLTPFVYAQLMYAIEHEMVLKPVDFFIRRTGAVFFNIHWAKEWKEPIISKMEEMFGWTSEQTNEYTAELEKEIRDAVVPIDIQ, from the coding sequence ATGAATAACAATTTCTCGGGTTTTCATCGTTCAAACAATCTAGCACAAATGGCAAAGGAAAAATATGACCTTCTCATTATTGGAGGCGGGATTACAGGTGCTGGAATTGCATTAGATGCGGTTACACGGGGGTTAAAGGTTGCCTTAGTTGAGATGCAGGATTTTGCGGCCGGAACATCTAGCCGTTCAACTAAACTAGTACACGGAGGATTACGTTATTTAAAGCAATTTGAAATAAATGTTGTTAAGGAAGTAGGACGAGAACGTGCCATCGTGTATGAGAATGGTCCACATGTAACAACTCCTGAATGGATGCTTCTTCCATTTCATAAAGGGGGAACTTTTGGTGCATTCACAACGTCTATCGGACTTAAATTATATGATTATTTAGCTCAAGTAAAAAAGACTGAACGTCGCAAAATGCTATCTGCTGAACAAACGCTTAGGAAAGAACCTCTTATAAAAAAAGAAGGACTAAAAGGTGGCGGTTATTACGTCGAATACCGTACAGATGATGCAAGATTAACCATTGAAGTGATGAAGGCAGCTGTAGAAAACGGGGCTAACGTTGTAAATTATACAAAAGCGGAACAATTTCTCTATGATGAAAATAAAAAAATCAACGGTGCTATCGTCCGAGATCTGCTAACGAATGAAAAGTTTGAAATTCATGCTGAAAAATTTGTCAATGCTGCGGGACCATGGGTCGATCAAGTAAGAGGCAACGATTATTCTAAAAATAATAAGCAGCTTCGCTTAACGAAAGGAATTCATCTAGTTTTTGATCAGTCTGTGTTCCCTTTACATCAAGCTGTTTACTTCGATACACCGGATGGAAGAATGATCTTTGCCATTCCTCGTGATGGTAAAACATATGTTGGAACAACGGATACCTTTTATGACAAGGATACGGCACATCCTAAAATGTTATCTTCTGATCGGGATTATGTCATTGACGCAATCCACTATATTTTTCCTGACGTAAAAATTACAAAGGACGATGTGGAGTCTAGTTGGGCCGGTGTTCGACCGCTTATCTATGAACAGGGAAAGGATCCTTCAGAAATTTCAAGAAAAGATGAAATATGGGAGGCAGATAGTGGCTTAATTACTATAGCTGGTGGTAAATTAACCGGTTATCGAAAGATGGCAGAAAATGTGCTTGATCTCGTTTGTAAAGAATTATCTGAAACACAACAAAGGACTTTTAAGCCGTGTCAAACCATCCATTTTCCTATATCAGGAGGAGACTTCGGTGGCTCTGAAAAATATGAATCCTTTATAAATAATAAGTCAAAAGAAGCCATTCAATACGGTTTAACTACAGAAGAGGGCCTTATTCTCGCCAGCAAATATGGTACAAATATTGATTTCTTATTCCAATATGCTAAGGAATGTACAGAGCAAGAAGAAAATCAATTAACCCCTTTTGTATACGCACAACTCATGTATGCAATTGAACACGAAATGGTCTTAAAGCCCGTTGATTTCTTTATCCGACGAACAGGAGCTGTCTTCTTCAATATTCATTGGGCAAAGGAATGGAAGGAACCAATCATCTCTAAAATGGAAGAAATGTTTGGTTGGACCTCTGAGCAAACAAATGAATACACAGCAGAATTAGAAAAAGAGATTAGAGATGCTGTTGTTCCAATTGATATCCAATAG
- the glpT gene encoding glycerol-3-phosphate transporter, protein MLKLFQPAPPIERLPNEQIDSEYKKHRIQVFIGIFIGYAAYYLLRKNFSLAMPYLTDQGFSKGELGLALSAVSIAYGISKFVMGTVSDRSNSRIFLPAGLILSAIICLLMGFVPFFTSSIAIMFIMLFINGWFQGMGWPPSGRVLVHWFSVSERGGKTAIWNVAHNVGGGIMAPIAVGGASLFAIILGTHSNGYEGVFILPALVAIVIALISYILIRDTPQSVGLPSIEEYRNDYPSKEKKTFETELTTKEILFKYVLNNKWVWAIAIANIFVYFVRYGVLDWAPTYLSEEKGFNMDKSSVAYFLFEWAGIPGTLLCGYISDKLFKGRRGPAGFVFMLGVLIAVLVYWFNPPGNPMIDMISLIAIGFLIYGPVMLIGLQALDFVPKKAAGTAAGLTGLFGYLGGTVTANALMGYIVDYAGWNAGFILLTASCVLAAIVFAITWNVRGQEVVKH, encoded by the coding sequence ATGCTTAAACTTTTTCAACCTGCACCACCGATAGAAAGATTACCTAATGAGCAAATTGATTCTGAGTATAAGAAACATCGAATTCAAGTATTCATTGGAATTTTTATTGGCTATGCAGCGTATTATCTACTTCGCAAAAACTTCTCTCTTGCGATGCCCTATTTAACAGACCAAGGTTTTTCCAAAGGAGAGCTGGGTCTTGCTTTATCCGCTGTTTCTATCGCTTATGGAATTAGTAAATTTGTAATGGGGACCGTCTCTGATAGGAGTAACTCCCGAATTTTCTTACCAGCGGGTTTAATTCTTTCTGCAATTATCTGTTTACTTATGGGATTTGTTCCCTTTTTCACCTCATCTATTGCAATTATGTTTATTATGCTATTTATCAATGGTTGGTTTCAAGGTATGGGGTGGCCACCATCTGGTCGTGTTCTTGTTCACTGGTTTAGTGTAAGTGAAAGAGGAGGAAAGACTGCTATATGGAATGTCGCTCATAATGTTGGTGGTGGAATAATGGCACCAATTGCAGTGGGCGGAGCTTCTCTTTTTGCGATTATCTTGGGGACACATTCAAATGGATATGAAGGGGTTTTCATTTTACCTGCCTTAGTGGCTATCGTAATTGCCTTAATTTCTTATATATTAATCCGTGATACACCGCAATCGGTTGGCCTTCCATCAATTGAGGAATATCGAAATGATTATCCAAGTAAAGAAAAAAAGACATTTGAAACTGAATTAACAACAAAAGAAATTCTATTTAAGTATGTACTAAATAATAAATGGGTATGGGCCATTGCCATTGCAAATATTTTCGTATATTTTGTCCGCTATGGCGTACTTGATTGGGCACCAACTTATTTGAGTGAAGAAAAAGGTTTTAATATGGACAAATCAAGTGTGGCTTACTTCCTATTTGAATGGGCCGGAATCCCTGGAACCTTACTTTGCGGGTATATTTCAGATAAATTATTTAAGGGACGTCGTGGCCCGGCAGGGTTTGTATTTATGCTAGGGGTTTTAATTGCCGTTCTCGTTTATTGGTTTAATCCACCCGGAAATCCAATGATTGATATGATCTCCTTGATCGCAATTGGATTTCTTATCTATGGACCGGTTATGTTAATTGGTTTACAAGCACTTGACTTTGTTCCAAAAAAAGCAGCAGGTACTGCAGCAGGATTAACTGGTTTATTTGGTTATTTAGGTGGAACCGTTACAGCGAATGCATTAATGGGATATATCGTGGATTATGCTGGATGGAACGCAGGATTTATACTATTAACTGCTTCTTGTGTACTTGCAGCAATCGTATTTGCAATTACATGGAATGTCCGTGGACAGGAAGTCGTAAAACATTAA
- a CDS encoding GNAT family N-acetyltransferase: protein MGKFQIRLAREEEGQAIIQLLQETAQWIKDQGINQWQYLLDGGENQEILHCIGQNLTYVVYHQEEIIATFTLYIEQNEWDQYIWEEDSKDAIYLHRLAVKPSYMKNGVGKEMIHWIETEYQTDKTYFRLDCVAGNEKLNQFYQKMGFELLGVSKDHSRYQKLLK from the coding sequence ATGGGGAAATTCCAAATTAGACTTGCTAGAGAAGAAGAAGGACAAGCTATTATTCAGTTATTACAAGAAACTGCACAATGGATTAAGGATCAGGGGATTAATCAGTGGCAATATTTATTAGACGGAGGAGAAAATCAAGAAATTCTTCATTGTATTGGTCAGAATTTGACTTATGTAGTGTACCACCAAGAGGAAATAATAGCGACTTTTACCCTTTATATAGAGCAAAATGAATGGGATCAATATATCTGGGAGGAAGACTCAAAAGATGCAATATACTTGCATCGATTAGCTGTGAAACCAAGTTATATGAAAAATGGTGTCGGCAAAGAAATGATTCATTGGATCGAGACTGAGTATCAAACAGATAAAACATATTTTAGGCTAGATTGTGTGGCAGGGAATGAGAAGCTTAATCAATTTTATCAAAAAATGGGCTTTGAGCTTCTTGGAGTATCAAAAGACCACAGTCGATATCAAAAGCTTCTAAAGTGA
- a CDS encoding hemolysin family protein: MDIVNIIVLVILIALTAFFVAAEFAVVKVRTTRIDQLIQDGNKMALSAKKIISHLDEYLSACQLGITVTALGIGWLGEPAVGELFKKLFHQWNMSDSTSHLVSVIVTFLVITFLHVVIGELAPKTFAIQKAETITLLISKPLIWFYKILFPFIWALNGSARFITGLFGLKPASEHEQAHSEEELRLILSESYRNGEINQSEYKYVNNIFEFDERIAKEIMVPRPEIACISIDASIKEVLEIVNHERYTRYPVMDGDKDNMIGVINIKEIMTAWINKELSSENMSIERFVKPVIRVIESIPIHELLVKLQKERTHLAILIDEYGGTAGLVTIEDILEEIVGEIRDEFDSDEISEVRKISNGHYLFDAKVLITEVNDLLGTHLNEEDVDTIGGWILTQKYNVKKNDFIEEDGYCFKVKEIEDQHISYIEVTKLKAKPDTDFLTDSIAN, translated from the coding sequence TTGGACATAGTAAATATAATTGTTTTGGTGATTTTAATTGCGTTAACTGCATTTTTTGTTGCGGCAGAATTTGCAGTAGTAAAAGTGAGAACAACAAGAATTGATCAGCTCATTCAAGATGGAAATAAAATGGCCCTATCGGCGAAGAAAATAATTAGCCACTTAGATGAGTATTTATCAGCTTGTCAGCTCGGTATAACAGTTACCGCTCTTGGAATTGGATGGTTAGGAGAACCCGCTGTTGGGGAGTTATTTAAGAAATTATTTCATCAATGGAACATGTCGGACTCAACCTCACATTTGGTCTCTGTGATTGTAACATTTCTTGTTATTACATTTTTACATGTCGTTATTGGAGAACTCGCTCCAAAGACGTTCGCAATACAAAAAGCTGAAACTATTACATTACTGATCTCAAAACCATTGATTTGGTTTTACAAAATACTTTTCCCATTCATATGGGCGTTAAATGGTTCTGCACGTTTTATAACAGGGCTATTCGGATTAAAACCAGCATCTGAACATGAACAAGCACACTCAGAAGAGGAGCTTCGCCTTATTTTATCAGAAAGCTATCGAAATGGTGAAATCAATCAGTCTGAGTACAAATATGTTAACAATATTTTTGAGTTTGATGAGAGAATTGCAAAAGAAATAATGGTGCCTCGTCCTGAGATCGCATGTATATCAATTGATGCATCGATTAAAGAGGTACTTGAAATAGTAAATCATGAAAGATACACACGTTATCCTGTAATGGATGGCGATAAAGATAATATGATTGGTGTCATTAATATAAAAGAAATAATGACGGCTTGGATTAATAAGGAATTAAGCTCAGAAAATATGTCAATTGAACGATTTGTAAAACCAGTGATCCGAGTCATTGAAAGTATTCCTATCCATGAATTACTCGTTAAATTACAGAAAGAACGAACACATCTAGCTATTTTAATTGATGAATATGGGGGTACTGCAGGGTTAGTGACCATTGAAGATATTCTCGAGGAGATCGTAGGGGAAATTCGGGATGAATTTGACTCAGATGAAATATCAGAAGTAAGAAAGATTTCTAATGGTCATTATCTCTTTGACGCAAAGGTTTTGATTACTGAAGTGAATGATTTACTAGGCACCCATCTGAATGAGGAAGATGTGGATACGATTGGTGGCTGGATTCTTACCCAGAAATATAATGTAAAGAAAAATGATTTTATTGAAGAAGATGGGTATTGTTTTAAAGTTAAGGAGATTGAGGACCAGCATATCTCCTATATTGAAGTAACAAAATTAAAGGCAAAACCAGACACGGACTTTTTGACAGATTCAATTGCAAATTAA